A region from the Drosophila bipectinata strain 14024-0381.07 chromosome 3R, DbipHiC1v2, whole genome shotgun sequence genome encodes:
- the Ppn gene encoding papilin isoform X6: MDLSRRLCSTALVAFIVLAGIHDSQSRHQGFRQKRQYGANMYLPESSVTPGGEGDDPSEWSDWSSPSDCSRTCGGGVSYQTRECLRRDHYGEAICSGGNRRYYSCNTQDCPEQDPDFRALQCSRFDDQPFDDIYHEWVPYTNAPNPCELNCMPKGERFYYRQKEKVVDGTRCNDKDLDVCVDGQCMPVGCDMMLGSDAKEDKCRKCGGDGSTCKTIRNTFTTKDLAPGYNDLLLLPQGATNIRVEETAPSSNYLACRNHSGHYYLNGDWRIDFPRPMLFANSWWNYQRKPMGFAAPDQLTCSGPISESIFIVMLVQEKNVSIDYEYSIPESLSHSEPDTHTWTHLEFSPCTAKCGGGTQRRGVTCNNRLTLAEVNPSLCDAKSKPVEEQACGTEPCAPHWVEGEWTKCSKGCGSDGSQNRTVTCERISSSGEHTVEDDAVCLKEVGNKPATIKECNRDIKNCPKYHLGPWTPCDKLCGDGKQTRKVTCYIKEDGRKRVLPDEDCVEDKPEEEKTCLLAPCEGVDWIISQWSGCNACGQNTETRTAICGNKDGKEYPEKFCEPEVPSLTRPCTAPKCQAQWFSSEWSKCSAACGKGAKSRIVICGEFDGKTVTPASDDSKCDKATKPESEQECEGEEKECPGEWFTGPWGECSKSCGGGERVREVLCLSNGTKSLTCDESKLESLSEKCNTEACNEDEILPLTSTDKPIEDDEEECDEDGIELVIDSLSDDLQTSEGVDLDGEAKTETTIEAEELMLSDSPSTPDDESSSTGSTVEGSGDDSESTTDSGISTEGSGDDEDTSESSSDASTDVSSSTDSVSSSSESSDATSEATSEGSSVSDSSGSTDGSSEGSTDVSEGSTEASASSSTDVSGSTDATGGSTDSSSVGSTDVYDSDSTDVSGSTDVTESTVASSDSSDQTSDKAESSTEASASSAFDSTEANDSSTDSSSSTDSSKSTSDSSTDSTESTSDNTTPTTPESSTDSTESSTDVSSSSESSTSSEASTESSVSSSDSTAAETSEASSDGDTTEANTSESTSDSGATDTSDGSSDGSSDTTTEVGSTDTGSTDGSSDGSTDSASSDGSSVSTEASKSSSLGSTESTEAGASEGSTTEGSTGSTDVSDSTTAGSSSATDLTSSSEATDSSASTDSVSTDSTQSTESDGTDETTESGPTEESSSEGSTDSTTEGSTDSSLSTDGSSSTTDIWSSTDKDEDETSTPYSFETTVSKGSTRKCKPKTKSCVKSKYGCCPDGKSTPKGPFDEGCPIAKTCADTKFGCCLDGVSPAKGKNNKGCPKSQCAESLFGCCPDKFTAAEGEDNEGCPETTTVATTTTTEESKPEETTETEIEGSGAPEQEIVQKSCSFGKYGCCPDAKTPATGENFEGCEQPKTPEGCSASEHGCCPDGRTAARGPNGQGCAPCTSERFGCCPDNETPAHGPNREGCCLSSPHGCCPDNVLAARGPNFEGCECHYTPYGCCPDKKTAAHGYNQEGCPCETTQHGCCPDKITAAKGPKFEGCPCEATQFGCCPDGITFAKGPHHHGCHCTQTEFKCCEDEKTPAKGPNFEGCTCLESKFGCCPDGVSKATDEKFGGCENVQEPPQKACGLAKETGTGGNFSVKYYFDTAYGGCARFWYGGRDGNANRFESEAECKETCQEYSGPHICLLPKSSGPCSGFSKKWYFDEERNRCEEFQYGGCYGTNNRFDSLEQCQNKCAVSESLPTCEQPVESGPCNGNFERWFYDNQTDICRPFTYGGCKGNKNNYPTEHACNYNCRQPGVLKALLAA; encoded by the exons CTCAACTGCCTTGGTAGCATTCATTGTACTGGCCGGCATCCACGACTCCCAGAGCAGACAC CAAGGATTCCGACAGAAAAGACAATATGGTGCGAACATGTACTTACCGGAGAGTTCCGTAACGCCCGGCGGAGAAGGCGATGATCCCAGCGAGTGGTCCGACTGGAGCTCCCCCTCCGACTGCTCCCGTACCTGTGGCGGAGGTGTCTCCTACCAGACTAGAGAGTGCCTGCGAAGGGA CCATTATGGAGAGGCAATCTGCAGTGGCGGCAACCGTCGTTACTACTCCTGCAACACGCAGGACTGTCCGGAGCAGGATCCCGACTTCCGTGCCCTCCAGTGTTCGCGCTTCGATGACCAGCCCTTCGATGATATCTACCACGAGTGGGTGCCGTACACAAACGCGCCCAATCCTTGTGAGCTGAACTGCATGCCCAAGGGCGAGCGCTTCTACTACCGCCAGAAAGAGAAGGTAGTGGATGGCACCCGGTGTAACGACAAGGATCTGGACGTGTGCGTGGATGGCCAGTGTATGCCCGTGGGCTGCGACATGATGCTGGGAAGCGACGCCAAGGAGGACAAGTGTCGCAAGTGTGGCGGTGACGGCAGTACCTGCAAAACCATTCGCAACACTTTCACCACCAAGGACCTTGCTCCAGGATACAATgatctgctgctgttgccgcaAGGAGCCACTAACATCCGTGTCGAGGAGACGGCGCCCTCCAGCAACTACTTGGCCTGCCGCAACCACAGCGGCCACTACTACCTGAACGGTGACTGGCGCATCGACTTCCCGCGACCAATGCTCTTCGCCAACTCCTGGTGGAACTATCAGCGCAAGCCCATGGGCTTTGCGGCTCCCGACCAGCTAACTTGCAGCGGTCCCATCTCGGAGAGCATCTTCATTGTAATGCTGGTTCAGGAGAAGAACGTAAGCATCGACTACGAGTACAGCATCCCGGAATCTCTGAGCCATTCTGAACCGGACACGCACACGTGGACCCATCTGGAGTTCAGCCCCTGCACTGCCAAGTGTGGTGGTGGCACTCAGCGACGTGGTGTTACCTGCAACAACCGCCTTACCCTAGCAGAGGTTAATCCCTCTCTGTGCGATGCCAAATCCAAGCCTGTTGAAGAGCAAGCTTGTGGAACGGAACCCTGTGCCCCTCACTGGGTGGAGGGAGAGTGGACCAAGTGTTCCAAGGGCTGTGGATCCGATGGCTCCCAGAACAGAACAGTAACTTGTGAACGAATTTCCTCCAGCGG TGAACACACCGTTGAAGACGATGCCGTTTGCCTGAAGGAAGTCGGAAACAAGCCAGCCACGATCAAGGAATGTAATCGGGACATCAAGAACTGCCCCAAGTACCATCTGGGACCCTGGACACCGTGTGATAAGCTCTGCGGTGACGGCAAACAAACAAGGAAGGTCACCTGCTACATCAAGGAGGACGGACGCAAACGCGTTCTGCCCGATGAGGACTGCGTTGAAGACAAGCCAGAGGAGGAGAAGACCTGCCTGTTGGCGCCTTGTGAGGGCGTTGATTGGATCATCTCGCAGTGGAGTGGA TGCAATGCTTGTGGGCAAAACACTGAGACTCGCACAGCTATTTGTGGCAACAAGGATGGAAAGGAGTATCCCGAAAAGTTCTGTGAGCCCGAAGTGCCCTCCCTTACCCGACCCTGCACGGCGCCCAAGTGCCAGGCCCAGTGGTTCTCGTCCGAGTGGAGCAAGTGCTCCGCCGCCTGCGGAAAGGGAGCCAAATCTCGTATTGTCATATGTGGAGAGTTCGATGGAAAAACTGTAACTCCAGCCTCTGATGATTCCAAATGTGACAAAGCAACCAAGCCCGAATCCGAGCAGGAGTGTGAAGGTGAAGAGAAGGAATGTCCTGGAGAATGGTTCACCGGACCTTGGGGAGAATGCAGCAAGTCATGTGGTGGCGGTGAACGGGTTCGTGAAGTCCTCTGCCTATCAAATGGAACCAAGTCGTTGACCTGCGACGAATCGAAGCTCGAATCTCTCTCTGAAAAATGTAATACCGAAGCGTGCAATGAGGATGAGATCCTGCCCCTGACCAGCACTGACAAACCTATCGAGGATGATGAGGAGGAGTGCGATGAGGATGGTATCGAACTGGTTATTGATAGCTTGTCAGATGATTTACAGACCTCCGAAGGTGTCGATTTAGATGGCGAGGCAAAGACGGAAACTACAATTGAGGCTGAAGAGCTGATGTTGAGTGACAGTCCTTCGACGCCTGACGACGAGTCTTCCTCAACAGGAAGCACGGTTGAGGGCTCTGGAGACGACTCCGAATCAACGACAGACAGCGGAATTTCTACTGAAGGAAGCGGTGATGACGAAGACACTTCTGAATCCAGCTCAGATGCATCAACCGATGTGTCCAGCTCAACAGACAGCGTTTCCAGCTCCAGCGAATCAAGCGATGCAACCTCTGAAGCAACCTCTGAAGGCTCCTCTGTTTCCGATTCTAGCGGATCTACTGATGGATCCTCGGAGGGATCTACAGATGTATCGGAGGGCTCAACGGAAGCATCTGCCTCCTCCTCTACCGATGTTTCTGGCAGTACAGATGCCACGGGTGGATCTACAGACTCATCATCGGTTGGCTCAACGGACGTCTACGACTCCGACTCTACTGATGTTTCTGGCTCCACGGATGTCACTGAATCCACGGTTGCTTCAAGCGACTCTTCTGACCAGACATCAGATAAGGCTGAATCCTCTACTGAGGCATCTGCTTCCTCCGCCTTTGATTCTACTGAGGCTAATGACAGTTCCACTGACTCATCTAGCTCTACCGATAGTTCCAAGAGCACATCAGATTCATCTACGGACTCCACAGAATCCACCTCCGATAACACCACACCAACTACACCCGAATCGTCCACTGACTCGACAGAGTCTTCAACTGATGTTTCTTCCTCATCCGAGTCCTCGACAAGCAGTGAAGCATCGACCGAATCTAGTGTTAGCTCTTCCGATTCTACTGCTGCGGAGACTAGTGAAGCATCCAGCGATGGAGACACGACTGAAGCAAATACTAGTGAGTCCACATCCGATTCAGGTGCAACTGACACCAGTGATGGATCTAGCGACGGATCTAGTGACACAACGACTGAAGTGGGCAGCACGGATACCGGCTCCACTGATGGCTCTAGTGACGGCTCAACCGACAGTGCCAGCTCCGATGGTTCTTCAGTGTCTACCGAAGCGTCTAAATCTTCAAGCCTCGGCTCAACAGAAAGCACTGAAGCTGGCGCCAGCGAGGGCTCGACCACAGAGGGCAGCACAGGATCGACAGATGTTTCCGACTCCACAACTGCCGGTTCATCGTCTGCCACCGATCTCACAAGCTCCTCAGAAGCCACTGATTCTTCAGCTTCCACGGATTCCGTTTCCACAGACTCAACGCAGAGCACTGAAAGTGATGGTACTGATGAAACCACCGAAAGTGGTCCTACTGAAGAGAGTTCTTCCGAAGGATCCACCGACAGCACAACAGAAGGATCAACTGATAGCTCGTTGTCTACAGATGGCAGCAGCAGTACTACCGACATTTGGAGCTCAACCGACAAGGATGAGGACGAGACCAGCACTCCTTACTCCTTTGAGACCACGGTCAGCAAGGGCTCGACTCGCAAATGCAAGCCGAAAACAAAGAGCTGCGTCAAATCGAAGTATGGATGCTGTCCAGATGGCAAATCCACTCCCAAAGGACCCTTCGACGAGGGATGCCCCATTGCCAAGACTTGTGCCGATACCAAGTTCGGATGCTGTCTGGATGGAGTGTCTCCTGCCAAGGGCAAGAACAACAAGGGCTGCCCCAAGTCCCAGTGCGCCGAAAGTCTCTTCGGATGTTGTCCCGATAAGTTCACTGCTGCCGAAGGTGAGGACAATGAGGGATGTCCCGAGACAACCACTGTTGCAACCACAACCACAACCGAGGAATCGAAACCAGAGGAAACCACCGAAACCGAGATTGAAGGCTCTGGAGCACCGGAACAGGAAATTGTCCAGAAGTCTTGCTCATTCGGCAAATACGGATGCTGCCCTGACGCAAAGACTCCAGCCACAGGCGAAAACTTCGAAGGATGTGAACAGCCAAAGACACCCGAGGGCTGCAGTGCCTCCGAACATGGTTGCTGCCCAGATGGGCGCACCGCTGCCAGAGGTCCCAATGGCCAGGGTTGTGCTCCCTGCACCTCAGAACGCTTTGGTTGCTGCCCAGACAACGAAACTCCTGCCCACGGTCCCAACAGAGAAGGCTGCTGCTTGTCCAGCCCCCATGGCTGCTGTCCCGACAACGTTTTGGCTGCCCGAGGACCCAACTTTGAAGGCTGCGAGTGCCACTACACGCCCTACGGTTGCTGTCCGGACAAAAAGACTGCCGCCCATGGTTACAACCAGGAGGGCTGCCCATGCGAAACGACCCAGCACGGCTGCTGTCCCGACAAGATCACCGCCGCCAAGGGACCCAAGTTCGAGGGCTGCCCCTGCGAGGCCACCCAGTTTGGCTGCTGCCCCGACGGCATCACCTTCGCCAAGGGACCTCACCACCATGGTTGCCACTGCACCCAGACGGAATTCAAGTGCTGCGAGGACGAAAAGACCCCTGCCAAGGGACCAAACTTCGAAGGCTGCACCTGCTTGGAGAGCAAGTTCGGCTGCTGCCCCGACGGAGTCAGCAAGGCGACGGACGAGAAGTTTGGAGGCTGCGAAAATGTCCAGGAGCCGCCGCAGAAGGCCTGTGGGCTCGCCAAGGAAACTGGAACTGGCGGAAACTTCAGTGTCAAGTACTACTTCGATACTGCCTATGGAGGCTGTGCTCGGTTCTGGTATGGTGGCCGCGATGGCAACGCAAATCGGTTCGAGAGCGAGGCCGAGTGCAAGGAGACCTGCCAGGAATACAGTGGCCCACACATCTGCCTGCTGCCCAAGAGCTCTGGACCCTGTTCAGGCTTTAGCAAGAAATGGTACTTCGATGAGGAGCGCAACCGGTGCGAGGAGTTCCAATATGGAGGCTGCTACGGCACCAACAACCGATTTGACAGCTTGGAACAGTGTCAGAATAAATGTGCTGTCAGCGAGAGCCTTC CCACCTGCGAGCAGCCCGTGGAGAGCGGACCTTGCAACGGAAACTTTGAACGATGGTTCTATGACAACCAAACCGACATCTGCCGACCCTTCACCTACGGAGGCTGCAAGGGCAACAAGAACAACTACCCGACGGAGCACGCTTGCAACTACAACTGCCGCCAGCCGGGCGTGCTCAAAG CACTGCTCGCTGCCTAA